Genomic segment of Lemur catta isolate mLemCat1 chromosome 2, mLemCat1.pri, whole genome shotgun sequence:
TACCCAACCACAATTGACATCTAGAGAATACTTCGGTTTAAGGAGGTGGAATATGATTAAAAGGTAAACAGTCACTGTCAGATCttagaaatgttattaatattattgggCTAAGTCGCTATACCTAAACTTGTCCATGATGAATCTTGACAAGAATCAGAAACTGCAGAGCATAAATACAAAGCTCTTGTTCTTATGTTGGAAAATTCAGATTCAGTAGAAATGGGGTAAAGTGAGAGCACAGACAGCCTCCTGTCGACTAGCTGGTCATCAAGTGTCGATTATGAGTTGGCCTCACTGGCTTTAGGTATTTTCTCCTTTGATGCTATCTGAAGAACTACTTCACCTAGTGATcagtttgcttgtttatttagcatttttcccTCATACAGGTCCTCAGTTTATCTAAAAGTATGGGAAGCTCTTAACTTCTAAACTGTTTTTGCCATTTTCCTTCTAGTTATGAACCAGAGTTATTTCCTGGTTTAATCTACAGAATGATCAAACCCAGAATTGTTCTCCTTATTTTTGTGTCTGGAAAAGTTGTATTAACAGGTAAGTTATAACAGAAAGTAGCACCTTAAAGTTTGAAAGAATGTCAAGGATGGCATTTTCTCAGTGTTGGCAGTGGGCTGGCTACAAAGGCCTCCCAGCCTGACACTCTGCTGAGAAACATGCCCCCTGGGGGGCCAGAGTGAGAGGGGGGAGGTCTGCCCACCTAAgccgaggggaggggaggggagggagccgtGCACCGAGGGAGGACGGTGTTTTTGTTGGGATCAGTCCCCTTACGCTGTGGGCTTCTCAGCACTGTCGTGAGACAACCAGAAGGACTAAGAAGAGCTTAGCTGAAGGCAGCAGTCCAAGAGTAGGACCAGTAGGACCAGGCGTTCTGCTGCCCTGGTCAGGCCAGGGCTTGGTTCAGCACCAGGGAGAGGCTGTGAGGATGCGCCCGTCGTGGAGAGCCGAGCGGTGGAGTGGGAGGCTGGAGCCACCTGGTGCAGTGCTTTcgtactttaaaaaaacattctaagaaaatagtgttttaaaaacaaaaacaggattgTGACAAGGGGTGCCTGTGTCTGTTAGTTTGGGTATGGAGAGAATTGTACTTGCGACTTCGTTTAAAGGTCACACTTTTGCCTTAGTCTGTCTAGAAACGCCGTTTCAGACTCACATCTCCACTCCAACTTGTCTTCGCAGGTGCTAAAGTCAGAGCAGAAATTTACGAAGCATTTGAAAACATCTACCCCATTCTAAAGGGATTCAGGAAGACAACGTAATGGCTGTCACGGACCCCCGCCTCCCTCACCCTCTTGTTGTTCTAAACAAATACATTCTGGTACCTTTAAGTGGTGATGTCGTGAGAAGGTGGACATTCGGTTGCAGGTGGCGGATCCAGGCGGTGCCCTTCTACGCGGCCCTGCTGCAGGATGCCAGAGGGGGCCACTTGTGCACTGAGAACACCGCACAGGTCACCGAGAGCCCTGctgcccatttatttatatttagatcCTAGACACTGCTGTTGACAAGTTGGGTTAAGGGACAGAACTTCAAGTGTTAAAGCCACCTCTGTAATTCAttggactttttaatttttttccccataaaccacagtttttatatttctatcagaaaagtaaaaatcttttttaaaagtgttgttTTTCTAATCTCTAACTCCTATGGGTTATTTCTGTGCCAGACACATTCCTCCTTCCAGTATTGCAGGACAGAGTAGATgtattaatgaaaacaaatggctgtacatatttttctttcttcagagtaCTCTGTATAATAATGCAGTTTATAAAAGTGCTAGATTGTTGCTATAAATGATACCTTGTAAGAGTCATGTGATCatactgtttaaaaaaagttgtattttagATACAATGCCTGAAACCAATCTGGTGTGTTTGCTTGTTGTTTGCTTCAGTCACTATTCATGAATACGGATGAACTATCTGAGATCTCGTGGCTGCTCCAGAAACACGCACTTACTGCCTTCCCTTTGGAGCACTCCTGTTTCCCAGGCACTTTGCGCACCGCACTGGCGTCCTCACAGAGCTGCAGCTGTTGCTCTTCAGagggacttgcctgaggtcacgggccagtaagtggcagaaatgGTGCTGTCCAGGCTGCCAGTGTTCTGGTGTAACTTTTTTGGTgagagttttttttgtttgctgtCATTTTCCTCATGGAGAATCAGGTGGACTTTTGTAGGTTCTTAGCTTTCATTGTTCGggttttgttgttactgttgtaaAAGTACATTTTCAGTACATTACAGGTATATAATCAGAAAGGAGAGGTCTTTGCTTCCTCTCCCTTCCACCTATTTCCCCAAGGTAACCACCAGATTAGTACGTATCTTCCAAGCCCTGTTCTGTGCAAATTCTATCCTCTGGGCTTGCTTTTGAtcccattttttgaaaaaaacgCTAAAGAGTATGTTCAATTTTACAGCTTTCCCTTTTTTTAGTCAGTAAATGTATTAGTATTTCCATGATTGGGAATTAAGGGACTCTTATATACCTTCATTTATTGCACCACTCCCTTAATTATGGTAATATATATTATCTCCAGTCTTCCACTGTTATGAACAGTCCTGCAGGGAGCAGGCTTGTATGTGTACTGTTGTGGATAAGTACTGGTGTTTCTGTAGTAAACTTTTCTGGAAGAGGAATTGCCGTGTTAAAGACTATTTCTGCATTCTAGGTTTTGATAGGTCGATGACCACATTGCGGTCCAAAGAGCAGGGTATGCAGAGTGCCCTTTCCTGCATTTCCCAGGCATTGGTGATGCCAGCAGTGTGTGGGTTTGGAAAGACGTTCCCGTATTCTCGCTATCCCAGAGGGAAGTGTCTTGTCATGTATGCAGGTCCATGTGTGTATATTCCTcagtaaagttttgtttttttcacgcaaggcttttacattttgtaaaagTTAATTCCTTAATTCCTAAGTATATTATGGTTTGTTTTATTCATGgaactttttcattaattttcactttaaaatttattgttttctgtcttattcCCAGTTTACTGAACTAATTACTGCTGTTGATTTAGTTGACTGTATTGAAAGTTCTGGCATGTAATCATCtgtaaatagtaatttttattttttcctttccagtatttctttctcttatctcaGTGGGTAGGACTTTAATGTATGTAACTTTTTGGAAATCTTTCCTTAAACTTTGAGTTGTAAAAGACAGCACATACAGGCAGCCCAGCAAATGTGCAACTCAAAGGCAGACGTCCTTGCAGCCGTcaccaggtcaagaaatagaacttgCTGCCCCAGAAGCCCCCTGAACTGCCGGCCAGCCACACCTCACTCCCCCAGAAAGGAACTAGCATCCCAACCTTTGTAGTGATTAGCTACACAGTAACCTAGGTTAGTCTTCCATTTAAAGGTAACTggtgtttttatgtgttttaatctTTAAGTTCCCTCCATCTCTTTGCCTTCAAATCTGCAGGCCACTGAGTGGGTGGAGCTTCTCACAGTTACAAACTCCTAGTGCAGTTCAGTGTGTCCCTCGACTGTCTTCCTGCAAGTTGGCACAAATGTTTGCTTCTTTCCCTAATTCAAATTCAGAACTACAGGATTTTTATTTAGCCAATTCTATATCATATATACTTTTACACTGAGAATAATTTTTGAGAACATGGAGGATGAATTAGAATATCCCATAATCACTAATTTAATCTATATTATACATGCAACATTCTTAAGAGTGACAAAATACTACCAATATGATTTGCCAAGAACACTTAAACATTAGTTTTTTGCTGTGACCTCTGAAATTGTCAAAGGGCCAGAGCAGCACTCAGTATTGGAAGTGGAGAGAGCTGCCGTTGCTCCCTACGGTAGGGGAGCCCAGCAGGCCTCACACCGAGCAGGGCCGAGCACAAGGACTGGCCCTCCACACATCTGTGTGGAGTGCGACTTGCTGTGCTGTGTGGGTGCGACTTGCCGACTTGATCACCTTGTGGTTTTCAGTGTGTCTTGACGTTTCTAGAGGCAGCTGAGTtgcttaatgtattttttatgttgtACTGCTAATAGTatagttgccttttttttttttttttttttttaacacagttGCCAAGTTGGTGCCGATGGGGACCAGCCTGTCTCTCTCTTTTGATACCACCTGTTCCAAGCAGAAAGGTCCTGTCCTCTCCGGAGGCACTGACAGCTGGCATGGCTGCACCAATAAGCCTGCAAGAATGCCCGGGCATCCTGTGATGTCCCCATGACAGCTTTTACCATAGAAAGACCCGAATGTGTTTGCTTTAAAAGCCCTCATTGGGCAGAATGTACACATTTTGCGTACAAGGAATTATTCATAATTTGGGACACGAAGGCCCCACTAGTCCAGTTTCAAGCCACTGTGCTTTCCCACTGAGCATTGTGACCAACTCTTGCCACTAGGTGATGATAAAAATTCCCTTCCAGTAGCCGTAACCAGTGACATACCCTCGTTATGGGAGACTCCCATGGACAGCCACCCCAGGTTCAAAACTAATGCCATTCTCTCATTAAAAAGTAGCCATGGGAATGCCATACTGCACTTACCCATGGGGTGCTATGTGTACCTATATACACgttgctattaatataaattatacacacacacacatacacagtataGTCTAATAGGCCAGGACTTTCTGATACACAAGTGTAGTGAAATAGCCAAGTAGCCAATGACTTCAGAAAGTGATGTtacctttgaaaagaaaagaggatttatGGTGGCAACGAATTTCAGAGTTAACAGGGACGTTTTATGGGGGAATGTTGAGTCCACGTAGATTAAAGAAACAAGCATAAGAAAGTTACCAGAACGAACTGTCATCATTGGTGTTGAGAGAACTGGGAATTATCAATTGTGAACTGGTAGGGGCCAGAAGGAACCTTAGTGAGGTCGGAAGCATAAACTTAGGAGCCACTTGCTTAAAGAGAAACAGAATGTCCCACACTTGAGAGCTGATGCCAGGCCTGCCTGCCCTCGCTGGGCTGCCTGCTGGGCCAGCCCTTCCCCTGCTCACATCCCACAGCCCCCGTGAGGCCGGGAAGCCATGTGCGCGGTGCTGAGACGGAAGATGACGATGGCCTCTTGCCGTTCAGTCTCTCATctgtcagcagggccacaggCTGACCAACTGTGAGGCAGAACCTCTTCAAATTCAGGTATTAAGACCACAAATCCACCGTTTTTCCTGATGCTGCCAACTGTGGTACTGCTACTTCAGAACTGTCAGGTATCTTGTTCACCAGACCCACCAGCTTAGTGCAGTGCGGTATTTTTCTCACGTGCTGGCTTCCAGTGAGTAGGAGAGTGTGGGACAACCAGCTGATGATCAAACACTTTGCTGGGGTGTCacctgtttttctttgttttaactttataaacttaAAGGGGGAAATGGTCTAAAGAGTGGTTTGACTTAACTTGGCATATAAcccatttttattatagaaatagaCATAGAAGTAAAAAGATCATTTTACTTATTCTACCATTCACAGGTAGCCAGTTCCCACTTAGTGTCTTTCCAGATTTCTGTGCACATCTACACgtatacatatttttacaaaaatatggtAATACCATGAATACCACCCACAATGGTGTCTAATGTCAATTTAGATCTGTATCTTATTTGGGTGCACATAGGTGGGTGGCATTGAGACTGTGTAGCCTTCCACCACAGAACACCAACATTTAATTCCCTGTTGTTGGACATTTTTGTATTGTTAATATTTAGACACTATAAACAATACCTCAAGCAACAGCTCTTTATCTCTGTGCCTCTATTTCTGGTATAATTATTCCCTTAGGATAAAGTCCTAGAAACAGAATTGCAAGGTGTAAGATGCCTTTAAGGTGTGTCTGCTACATCCTGCTTCCACACAAACTCCTCTGCGTAGCCAGTCCCCAGGCTGCAGCTCTCGGCACAGGTGAACACAGCCAGGACACCCCAGTCCACACTCGTGCCCAGTCTGTCAGCCTTCAGGTAATTCAGCAGTTGAGGCATGACCTGGGAAGAAGGTGGCAAAGTGAGAATGCTGCTTCAGGGCAGGAAGCACCATCTGCTTTCAATAGACTTTCTCCACCAGGGTGGTTACTGGGATCCTGGCCTTTCGATCTCCATACTACACAACAGGATTATAGACACTATACAGTTAACATATGTAATAATCTAAAAACATTTTGCAACTTCAAAGCCCCTCTGTACTTCATCTGGTCTTCTGTTTAGTGTCTCTTTTCCATTTCAGAAAGAAGTTCACAAGTAGCtgttaaactatttttattactaattatcTATTACTAACATGCCACAAAATAGTCCTGAAGCTTCTACTTGGGCAAATCTTATTTTGTATCGTATAAAACCTGAAGAGCAGATGTTGTAACTCCGACTCaagaaaccctaaccctaacttctagtAATGAATACATAAAGACGTCTGCTGACATTTGTATAGACTAGAAAGGGATCTCTCTGAAGTCAAGTAGTCTAATCTGAAAGCATGAAGCAGCAAAATTGCCACCATGGTGCGAAACTGCTTTATACAAATCCTGTCACCTCATCCTCGGCACCAAAAGCTTTGGCCATGGTCCTcatgattctttcttctttaatccaAAGAAACAAACATTACCTACAACTTTGTAAGCTTAGTGAAGCCAAAGCTCAAGAGCATTTCCACCAAACGTGGAAAGTGCACCGAAGTCCCCAAATAGATTTTAATGCTAACAACAACTTTGTAAAAAACACTTAGCTTAATGCTTATATCCATTGTTCTAACAAATCCACAAACCAAGATTAAACAGTAAAGGCTCTAAAGTACTCCTCTCACAAAGTATGAAGGCAAAGACTTTGATTAAAAGTAACCACACTGGAGGCAGAGGGCTACAGTGACTCCATCTAAATCCTCATCACAGGAGTCAGTCTACAAAGCCTGAACACTAGGAAACGGACAGATATCAGAAAAAGGAAGCTAAAGAGACAGGTAACTACCAGAAAAAGCAGTGAATGACAATTCCCTCCAGGGAACAATCCCCAAGGTTGGAGAGAAAACCGATTTTCATTACAGGGCACCTTCCTTGCTGCCATGTGCATGTGTTACTTTGGtaaagtttttaatgtttaaaaacataaatcacgGTGACTACACACTAAACAGTCCTTTTTTAAGGTCATACCTGGAATTCAAATATCCTCTTGGCACCACAGGGGCAATCTGGAATATCCTTTTCTTGAGGGATATTTTCACCAGAAATCCAGATGGGTGCAAGACCTCTGCCATATCTGAGAATCTAAAATCAACAAGATCGTGCCAGAATTGTGAGCACCTTACCCTGGTTTCCATCGGTGGCATGCTGAAGATCACGCAGGGAAACCCCGCACCTGTTCCCACACCTGACGGAACACTGAGCTGAGCACCACTGATGCCttctcagtttcccaaagtgacTCAGGGAGTATCAAATTACATTTGCTAGATGATGCATTTCACTACCTAACGTCAGAATCTCACTCCCACGACTATATGGCAAAGGGGCCAAGAACGAGCCCAGGCTTCCCACCACCAGGTTCTGCATCCAAAATGCCGCCCAGAATCTGCTCACCTTCACTCACCTATAAGGCAacttagttaaaaattaaaagggacAGATGCCAAGTGAAACGTGGTGTTTTGACAAATACTACAAACATGGgtaaatttcatcaaaataagCTTGCTATAACAACTGAGGGGTTTTCTTGTATTTTGTTAAAAAGCGTATGCGTTGCTAAAAACTGCCTTCTTAGTGTTTGGGACCTAGATCTAGTCTTCCTATAAGCCCCTGGGTATTTATTTAATCCCAATGACTAGTTTATGTAGCTGAGTTTTCTTTAGTGATTTATGCTTACGGTAAGGGAAGTTAATGGGAATAATGTTAGCACGTCGTATTGGTTTTACTAGCCAAAGGTACCTAttggaaaatgggcaaaaataccttttttttttgccaatgaTGCCAAAGCTCTGTGTATCTGAGGCAACATCTCATTCATCTCCCACCCGAGTTACTTCTTCTCAGAGATTATACTCATAAAACACGgcctaaaaataatacagtggGAGGTATGAGTTCTACTTTACCTGTTCTGGTTCAAGGGCTATTTGAGTTTTAAACTTCTGGAAAATTTTATCTTCCCTGGATTCGTGTTTTGCCATGGAATCTAGTTCTTCCTCCAGTGCTTCACCTAAAAAATCAACATAACTATTATAGAAAACAGGAATAGTCCCCACAACTTGGCAATTCACACATGCTGAGGGAAGCCAGTTTTATAATAAGCAAATAGCTCTCCCTGTTTATTCATTAGAGTTGGACCATCTGAATTTCCAGGTACTCCATGCAGCATTTTTTAGGCTCCCATTCAGCAGTTTGCCTTAAAGCTTCGAAAGAACAGAATGGCCAAGTCAAGGGCTTAGGACTGTGCCCAGCACATCCCAGGACACCCAACAGAACGCTGTCCTGACGCTACTGGACTCTTAGTTCCAGTCTCTTCATGTCTCACACATTCCTTTTCCCAGCTAGTACACGCATTCACCTGGTCATCAAATGTTTGTTTCTATCTCCACCTTAACTCTTGGAATTCCTGCCACCCTGGGCCACTGCTGTCCCCAGCAGGCCAGTGTTTCCCAGTATAACCTTTAGTCTTTGTAACATTGATCAAAACGTAACTCTGATAGACTCTGAGTCAGAGGAGCTGAAATAGCTGCTGTGATGGCATTGGGAAGGCATTCATGGCGCTCACTGGCACCTGCCAGGTCTGATGGCAGAAACATAAAATGCCTCAGGCTCACGTTCCATCACGTGTATGAGTTTCAGTGCCACCTTCAGGGCTCTGTGAATGCTGTTCCCTAGGCCACGTGGCCTCCTGCCAACCTTTCTCCTGGGAACTCAAACAGGTCTCGGGACACAGCTACCTCCAGGAAGgagttttctttgtaattttcattttggaaaattctgagcatatatataaaaatactataatgaaCCTTCATGTACCAATTAGCTTCATCGTTATCAAGTCCAGTGTTTCTTGTCTCTACCGCTTCCCCCAACTCAATTACTCTGAAGTAAAGCCCAGATTACTTCATCTGTGAATAATTGAGGTATGTACTCCTAAAAGACAAactctttccctttatttaccaattttcaaaataatgagtttgTTCCCCAGTATCCTATAAAAATGATCACtgagggtttttttaaatcattttaaaccCATTAAATATATTTGACATGTTTCAATCCACTGCAGTTAGTAGATGTCCAAATTATCAATCTTTTGCCAATAAGAGCCTTTCACACTGGTTCTTGCATCCTTCTGACATGAGCCTATTAACCTTTGATAGCTTCCCAGATCTCTGGTATGACCATGTTCCAATGTTATTTGAACATTTCCTGACCCAGTTCTGGAATCACCACCTCCCAAAAGAGCCTGGAGTTCCATTTAGAGAGAAATGGTATTCAGACACCACCATCTGGCCAGCAGGGATACCCAACTGGTACTGAGTTGGCCattatttctgtctttatagtGGATTAAATACATCGCAAGTTCATAACTGATAATTCCAGTATAAAGTCAGACCTATAggtttgtatttaattttatccatCAACATCGTCTACCACACTCAGCACCTCAGTTCTCAGTAACTCCAACATAATTACTCCTTTGCTTGGCACTCAGTACACACACAACCACCTCAAAGTAACAACAGCAACATTCTAGCAACAAGTTTACTGAAAATACTAACATCTTCTTTCAGTCCTTTTTGTTCTTGGGGTATATTACACTAAGGATGTACTGTCCTATTTTTTGAAGTCATTTAGAAGAGCTGTGCAGTTATCCAACTAATTCGATACACTTTCACTTACTCGTGATGATTCaggattgctttttaaaacttaattttactCCGTAACCGTACAAAACACACACATGGTTCCACAGTCACATCCACATAAACAAGGCATATTCAAAGTCCGGCTTTCATCCTCAACCCTCCTACTCTATGCTCTCCCTTCTCCTACAGGTGAGCATTTTCATTAtttgacctttttaaaaacaagcaacaaTGTACACACATGGAGATGCGTGCACAGCCCCTGCCAGGAGATTTTTAGTGATGTCACACGTCTTCCCGTGGCACCCGTATTATCAGTCATCACATGGACTTTAACTTCCCCAAGTGTCATCTGGGCTCCTCCATGAGACTGTGAGCACCTGACCACTGAGTGTCGCTGCTTCCCGTTGTCTCCCTGATCAAGCACAGTCAGGCACGAAGCAAACTCTCAGATACGTGTTTTGGAATGTACGACTGCTATGAACTACAAACCAGTAAGTTGACATTTCCATTTAGATTCTGTAAATCTAACTTTGTGGTGGTTGTATGTGTAGCTCTAGTTCTAGAGTCAGCAAGATCTAGGCTCAAACTTGAATTGTAAAACTTAACAGTTATGTGACCAAAGCAAGTTACACCCagaacctcaattttctcacctgcaaTATGGGGCAGAGTTTCTGACTTATTGGGCTGCTGTCAGGATTTTAATGAGCTAATGCACAAACAGCCCTTAAACAGCATAAAGTAAATGCTGGATAAATGCTGGCTATTATAAAATAAGTCTCTTAAGTATTTGGTCAACATAGGTACTACCCTAGAGTATGAACTCTAGGTAAACTGACAAAGTCAAACTGTTGATTGAGTTGAAAGAGAAGTTGAAAGAGAAACTTTTAAAGGGCCCCTGCTGCACGCCAAACACCATAGTAGGCATTCACTCCCCTGAGCTGAGAAACAGGCCTGAGACTCAGAGGAACTCACCACGTTCCCAGCGTCTTGTGCAGCCCCACCCTTGGGACCATCTGGATTCCAAGGACCTCCAGTCCTTGCAGGGAGCAGAGTTCCTGACTTGAGCCAGGCAGCTAGGTCCAGGAAGTATGTTTTCACCTGAGGCAATATCTGAAAACTACAGCCTCCAAAGTGAGAACCCTTGCCTCTCAGTCCCTCTCTTCTCTACATACTGAGCCCTTTCTCCCAAGCATTGTGTTTAATCACTTGGGGAATGAAGTGCTGAAACTGCTTACCCATGCTGCCCACAATCTCTGCAGCATCTTCCTTTTCCACAACTTCAGGCATAATCTCATCTTCTGTTTCTACTACAATTTCAAATTCCGGAAAAAGGAAGTTGTGGTCTGGAATTGCATGGTCCAAatgatctaaaacaaaaaaaaagttactggCATCATTAGTAATCATTTAGATGTGAAGATGGGctgataattttctatttctaaagtaCTATATTCCATACAGCAACCGTTTTccctattattattaatacatgtagTTCTGGCACTTTAAAATGGCATCAAATTAAAAGCCTGTATTAAAGGCTGGTAACATAACTGGGTGATTAAGACCTCACAGCCTCGCTTTTATAAAGATATTCATAATGCCagttaagaaaatttcaaaaagcatTATACCTTTCctaattttaactttaaagttaACCTGGACATAAAATGCTTGGGTTGACAGAAGCTATGAAACTGAGCTGCGACTAAGAAAGACAGACGATCAGACCGTGACTTACCTGGCTGTGAACACGCCTGCTTGTGTCCTGACCTCCAGTCCAGAGCCTGATGCACCTTACCGCAGTAATGTGCCTTGTGGCATCGGGAGCACGTTTTGGGGCCTAAACAGCCACAAACCCTGCAGAGACGAGCGCCAGACTTAAGCTGGAGACACACAGATTCTCCTGTTTCTGGGGGAGGATTCTCAGAAGGTGGCTCATATGAGTAAAAGTCATTTTTCCTGGGTAGCTGATTCCTAAAAActaagaatgaagagaaaaactaTAAATACCTTCAGCAAAATAGTAATTCAAATATTTGAGCTTCTCCTTCACATAAGACTGAAAAGacacccattaaaaaaaaaaaaaaaaaaaaaaggaaagaaatgaaagtttttGCTTTCGGGCAGCTTATTTTCCGGAAGGgagaaaagcttttaaaatccaGAAACTAGATTCTGTCTGGAACACACAACTGAACTGGCTCCTGGACCTGGTTCCAGGTAATCAAACAAGAATAATCGTTAAGACAGACtgcaaaacacttaaaaatgctaTTGGGACCTACCTTTCTAAAAAGGAACTGATATTATCTGACTATACCAACCAAACCTAGTACCAACTGATTCATCAAAACGCCGCAGGTTACGAAGGAGCGTGGGCATCGCTAGGAGCTTATGTAGTGAAAATCGCGGGCACCCCTGCAAGGACCCGGAGACAGTGCTCCCGGGCCGCGGGGACGCAGCCGGGCGGAGGGCGGCAGCCGCGCCAACCGCCGCCCGCCCCGGGAATCGCAGCTCCGCGCGCCCCCAGCGCACAGCGGGCAGCACCGCCCCCCGGGCCGCGGCGCACCTCGCAGGCCGGCGCAGCACGGCGGCTCGCGGCAGCAGAAGACGAAGAGGCCGCGGTGGAAGGCGTCGGCGCGGCCGGGCAGCGGCGCGTACACCTGCAGCAGGAAGGCGAGCGGCCGGCCGCACCGCGCGCAGGCCAGGTCCCCGGGCCCGGGCAGCCCGGCCTCGCCCAGCCACGCCGGCCGCCCGCCCACCTTGCTGGGGAACTGGTCGCTGCGCAGCCGCCACGCCGGCGCCTCCTCAGCGAAGCCCAGCTCCGCCCGCGCGGGCAACGCCGCCATAGGGCCGTCGCCCACCGCCCGGCCGGGACGCGAAGTCGCCGCCGGAAAGGAGGGCGGGAGGCGGGCAAGGCGTCGACGGGAAGCGATTGGAGGACGAGGTGAGGGGACAAAGGGCACCACCGGGCGCGGGCCCGGCCCTCGCGCCGCTACTTCCGGTTCGCGCCACGTGCCTCTCGGGGGCGGGGCGAGTGCTGGGGGGGCCGAGAGGGGCCGTCACCTCAGACCGGCCTGCGCTTCCGTCCCCGGCCGAGGGTCGCTGGGAGCGGGCGATGGGAGATGACGAGGCTGTCGGGCGGGTAAACTGAGGCCTGTCCGCGGGCCGCGTGCGGGGCCGCCGGACTgcacagggtcagggtcagggtcagggtcagggtcaggacGCGGGCTGGAGAGGAGTGGGCTGCACCCGCCGTCTGTCGGGTCTCCGGGGCCTCATCCCACGGCGGGAGGGCGGGTGTTGCTGCCCGTCCAGGCTCATTTGCCCGGCGGCCAGGAGACCTGAGTCAGCAGGTTTTACGGCTGAGAAAGCGTCTTTATTCCGTGCACCTAAGCGGGAGACGGGAGAAATGTCTCAAATCCGCCTCCCTGAGAATTCCCGAGACAGGGcttttaaggatagtttggcaggcaagggATTAGGCAGTTAGGTTCGGTAATTAGGGCAAAAttggatgggggcagggagagaaaaaaacattaggACAAAATTATAGGGATGTAAAAATCATCTGGTGTCGTTTTAGTCCCTGGGTCATaattccagttgagtcagtttcttgCTATGGGCCGCTGGTCTGGGTGTGTTAATCAATCCACTGGAATGCCGGGCTTGGAAGATAc
This window contains:
- the PDCD2 gene encoding programmed cell death protein 2 isoform X1, giving the protein MAALPARAELGFAEEAPAWRLRSDQFPSKVGGRPAWLGEAGLPGPGDLACARCGRPLAFLLQVYAPLPGRADAFHRGLFVFCCREPPCCAGLRVFRNQLPRKNDFYSYEPPSENPPPETGESVCLQLKSGARLCRVCGCLGPKTCSRCHKAHYCGKVHQALDWRSGHKQACSQPDHLDHAIPDHNFLFPEFEIVVETEDEIMPEVVEKEDAAEIVGSMGEALEEELDSMAKHESREDKIFQKFKTQIALEPEQILRYGRGLAPIWISGENIPQEKDIPDCPCGAKRIFEFQVMPQLLNYLKADRLGTSVDWGVLAVFTCAESCSLGTGYAEEFVWKQDVADTP
- the PDCD2 gene encoding programmed cell death protein 2 isoform X2 — encoded protein: MAALPARAELGFAEEAPAWRLRSDQFPSKVGGRPAWLGEAGLPGPGDLACARCGRPLAFLLQVYAPLPGRADAFHRGLFVFCCREPPCCAGLRVFRNQLPRKNDFYSYEPPSENPPPETGESVCLQLKSGARLCRVCGCLGPKTCSRCHKAHYCGKVHQALDWRSGHKQACSQPDHLDHAIPDHNFLFPEFEIVVETEDEIMPEVVEKEDAAEIVGSMGRQREAATLSGQVLTVSWRSPDDTWGS